One genomic window of Arachis hypogaea cultivar Tifrunner chromosome 8, arahy.Tifrunner.gnm2.J5K5, whole genome shotgun sequence includes the following:
- the LOC112707829 gene encoding uncharacterized protein, with the protein MNPLTLVKRIQSINSKEASLGIGEDASWHAKYKESAYVFVGGIPFDLTEGDLLAVFAQYGEVVDVNLVRDKGTGKSKGFAFLAYEDQRSTNLAVDNLNGAQILGRIIRVDHVDKYKKKEEEDEETERQKREARGVCRAFQRGECTRGAFCKFSHDEQRAANTGWGQREDDTPKWGHDKFQGPKKERQSGNNQLNRIPESRDRDSRPRSHDNEKGSDSQPKRSERREEMWRRHDDDQGRENNSRRDEKRFKRHEDEDKLEGRDYNSRRDEKRSRRHEDDESEHRSREDRFRREGKRFRRSGFDDMEPEPRDHCRREDQRSTRPDDVEFDHKSRDSNAREDNRPRKQDDNEFPGQPRESRKYNDDDFAGNREERRSRKHDEEDYAPRSREDYDKKRENRSYRNDSDRSDPKGRNDFDRRDEKRSRR; encoded by the exons ATGAATCCGCTAACCCTAGTGAAGcgcattcagagcatcaactcCAAAGAAGCCTCTCTCGGAATCGGCGAAGATGCTTCCTGGCACGCCAAATACAAAGAATCCGCTTACGTCTTCGTCGGCGGCATCCCCTTCGACCTCACCGAGGGCGACCTCCTCGCCGTTTTTGCTCA GTATGGGGAAGTTGTGGATGTTAATCTCGTTAGGGATAAAGGTACCGGAAAATCCAAGGGTTTTGCCTTCCTTGCTTATGAAGATCAAAGGAGCACTAATCTTGCTGTTG ATAATCTGAATGGAGCGCAGATTTTGGGTAGAATTATTAGGGTGGATCATGTTGATAAGTataagaaaaaggaagaggaagatgaagagacCGAGCGCCAGAAGAGGGAGGCCCGAGGTGTCTGTAGAGCTTTCCAAAGAGGGGAATGTACTCGCGGCGCTTTTTGCAAATTTTCTCATGATGAGCAA AGAGCTGCAAACACTGGTTGGGGTCAACGTGAGGATGACACCCCAAAATGGGGTCATGAcaaattccagggtcccaaaaaGGAGAGACAATCTGGCAACAACCAATTAAATCGTATTCCTGAAAGTAGAGATAGAGATTCACGCCCCAGATCCCATGACAATGAGAAAGGATCTGACAGCCAACCCAAGAGAAGTGAAAGAAGAGAGGAGATGTGGAGGCGGCATGATGATGATCAGGGGAGAGAAAATAACAGTAGAAGGGATGAAAAGAGATTTAAAAGGCATGAAGATGAGGATAAACTTGAAGGAAGAGATTATAACAGTAGAAGAGATGAAAAAAGATCAAGAAGGCATGAAGACGATGAGTCTGAACATAGGTCTAGAGAAGATCGATTTAGGAGAGAGGGGAAAAGATTTAGAAGGAGTGGTTTTGATGATATGGAACCTGAACCTAGAGATCATTGTAGAAGGGAAGACCAGAGGTCGACAAGACCAGATGATGTTGAGTTTGATCACAAGTCTAGGGATTCTAATGCAAGGGAGGATAACAGACCCAGGAAGCAAGATGACAATGAGTTTCCAGGTCAGCCAAGAGAATCAAGAAAGTACAATGATGATGATTTTGCTGGTAACAGGGAAGAAAGGAGATCAAGAAAGCACGATGAAGAAGATTATGCACCACGGTCAAGAGAAGACTATGACAAGAAGCGGGAAAACAGATCGTATAGAAACGATTCTGATCGATCGGACCCAAAAGGAAGAAATGATTTTGATAGGAGAGACGAGAAGAGGTCAAGAAGGTAA